One Succinispira mobilis DSM 6222 genomic window carries:
- the cmk gene encoding (d)CMP kinase — translation MQEKFIVAIDGPAGAGKSTVAKILAEKLSYIYIDTGAMYRAIAWKCLQVSEKPTQETIEELVQNTCVKFVPNKNGTSVYVDDIDVTEAIRTPEVSANVSAIAQNEMVRKVLTAMQQEMGKSGGVVMDGRDIGTCVFPEAKYKIYLTATVQERAERRYKELIAKGYNCELAKLQEEIAARDHSDMTRAISPLTKALDAIEIDSSTLTIQETVDLLYGICVGGNDVV, via the coding sequence ATGCAAGAAAAATTTATTGTTGCCATTGATGGACCTGCAGGTGCAGGAAAAAGTACAGTAGCAAAGATATTGGCAGAGAAATTGTCTTATATTTATATTGATACTGGTGCTATGTACAGGGCAATTGCTTGGAAATGTTTGCAAGTTAGTGAAAAACCTACCCAAGAAACAATCGAAGAGCTTGTCCAAAATACATGTGTGAAATTTGTACCTAATAAAAACGGAACTAGTGTTTACGTAGATGATATTGATGTTACTGAAGCAATTCGGACACCAGAAGTAAGCGCTAATGTTAGTGCTATTGCCCAAAATGAAATGGTTAGAAAAGTTTTGACGGCAATGCAACAAGAGATGGGTAAATCTGGTGGAGTAGTTATGGATGGACGTGATATCGGCACGTGTGTTTTCCCGGAAGCTAAATATAAAATTTATTTAACCGCAACTGTTCAGGAACGGGCAGAAAGACGGTACAAAGAGTTGATTGCCAAAGGTTATAATTGTGAACTTGCAAAATTGCAGGAAGAAATTGCCGCGAGAGATCATTCGGATATGACGCGAGCAATTTCTCCTTTAACTAAAGCCCTAGATGCCATTGAAATTGATTCGTCTACTTTGACTATTCAAGAAACTGTTGATTTGCTCTACGGGATTTGCGTAGGGGGGAATGATGTTGTATAG
- a CDS encoding lysophospholipid acyltransferase family protein: MLYRLVKSILAPLMQIWLRIDVIGLENIPNTGSVVLASNHVSLLDPPLIGSLVDRKVHFMAKDELFKNCITNYVFTKLGAFPVKRGCADRNAIKKALDILAENKILAIFPEGTRSKNGSLSPLEAGAMMIAVKSKSTVVPVAIKGPEKLSFTNLFPKVKIIFGKPLMINTEDNCKERMTELTKCLSESISEQLKKM, translated from the coding sequence ATGTTGTATAGATTAGTTAAATCAATTTTGGCCCCTTTAATGCAAATTTGGCTAAGGATAGATGTAATTGGTTTAGAAAATATCCCCAATACTGGAAGCGTAGTTTTAGCTAGCAATCATGTTAGTTTGCTTGATCCACCCTTGATAGGTTCTTTAGTAGATAGAAAAGTCCATTTTATGGCTAAAGATGAATTGTTTAAAAACTGTATAACTAATTATGTTTTTACCAAATTGGGAGCTTTTCCTGTAAAACGAGGTTGCGCAGATCGCAATGCTATTAAGAAAGCTTTGGATATTTTGGCAGAAAATAAGATTTTAGCAATATTTCCAGAGGGTACAAGGAGTAAAAATGGTAGTTTATCTCCCTTAGAGGCAGGTGCAATGATGATTGCTGTAAAATCTAAAAGCACGGTTGTGCCAGTGGCGATAAAAGGGCCAGAAAAACTTTCTTTTACAAATCTTTTTCCCAAGGTTAAGATTATCTTTGGGAAACCACTTATGATAAATACGGAAGATAACTGTAAAGAGCGAATGACGGAATTGACTAAATGTTTGAGTGAAAGCATTAGTGAGCAATTGAAAAAAATGTAG